From Lolium perenne isolate Kyuss_39 chromosome 5, Kyuss_2.0, whole genome shotgun sequence, a single genomic window includes:
- the LOC127299743 gene encoding transcription factor VIP1: protein MDPRFQLPTPAPSSGGGGGGPPRGHHRRAHSETFLRFPDADLLLDPDGDFSFSDLDFPSLSDDSPAASDPTPPPLPPMASSASPSPAPAPRPPGGSHNRSLSLDAAFFEGLALQGGGHKRSGSMDGVNSPFEGESALSGGLPDYAKKAMPAERIAELALLDPKRAKRILANRQSAARSKERKIKYTGELERKVQTLQTEATTLSAQLTLLQRDTSGLTAENRELKLRLQSMEEQAKLRDALNDALREEVQRLKIAAGQAPNMNGNPFNGGLQQIPSYFSQPQQRQHQQQQQMAYLGGHQAQRHHPNHQQSPSNGGQSLSGQSLNDSMDFI from the exons ATGGACCCGCGCTTCCAGCTGCCGACGCCGGCGCCGtcttccggcggcggcggcggcggcccgccgCGAGGGCACCACCGGCGGGCCCACTCGGAGACCTTCCTGCGCTTCCCGGACGCCGACCTCCTGCTCGACCCGGACGGCGACTTCTCCTTCTCCGACCTCGACTTCCCCTCCCTCTCCGACGACTCCCCGGCGGCCTCCGACCCGACCCCGCCCCCGCTGCCGCCGATGGCCTCCAGCGCGTCGCCCTCGCCCGCGCCCGCGCCGCGGCCTCCCGGCGGGAGCCACAACCGGAGCCTCTCCCTCGACGCCGCCTTCTTCGAGGGCCTCGCCTTGCAGGGGGGCGGGCATAAGAGGAGCGGGTCCATGGATGGGGTCAACTCGCCGTTCGAGGGCGAGTCCGCGCTCTCGGGCGGCCTGCCGGACTACGCCAAGAAGGCCATGCCGGCCGAGAGGATCGCCGAGCTCGCGCTGCTCGACCCCAAGCGCGCAAAGAG GATATTGGCGAACCGGCAGTCGGCGGCGAGGTCAAAGGAGAGGAAGATCAAGTACACCGGTGAGCTGGAGAGGAAGGTCCAGACACTGCAGACCGAGGCCACTACGCTATCAGCGCAGCTTACGCTTCTCCAG AGGGATACTTCTGGTTTAACTGCCGAGAATAGAGAGCTGAAACTTCGGTTGCAGTCCATGGAAGAGCAAGCTAAACTACGAGATG CCCTAAACGACGCCCTGCGAGAAGAAGTCCAGCGACTCAAGATAGCTGCAGGGCAAGCTCCAAACATGAACGGGAATCCCTTCAATGGTGGACTCCAGCAGATACCATCCTATTTCTCTCAACCGCAGCAGCGGCAGCACCAGCAACAGCAGCAGATGGCGTACTTAGGTGGGCACCAGGCTCAGCGTCACCATCCAAACCATCAACAGAGCCCATCGAACGGTGGCCAATCGCTGAGTGGTCAGTCCCTAAACGACTCCATGGATTTCATTTGA